A single genomic interval of Musa acuminata AAA Group cultivar baxijiao chromosome BXJ3-4, Cavendish_Baxijiao_AAA, whole genome shotgun sequence harbors:
- the LOC135635869 gene encoding uncharacterized protein LOC135635869 isoform X1, translating to MDVDSQPNIEETILVGDDLMLGLPSPIIPPEIASHVLEGVDLCDGVLRNLFLCLQINDIEPFCQDEIVLYRECAEKRDKELRQRLSDSEHKLGLSMPIEEAKERAAQLQSEVTSLERHMILASGIQGMEGFRQRWSLHGRLEDTKRRMEALNQGIEKRKPDKIHGEPVRKKWFFW from the exons ATGGATG TTGATTCACAGCCAAACATAGAAGAAACAATTCTAGTAGGTGATGACCTTATGCTGGGGCTCCCTTCACCTATCATTCCACCGGAGATTGCATCTCATGTTCTTGAAGGTGTTGATTTATGTGATGGAGTGCTAAGGAATCTTTTTTTAT gcttgcaaatcaatgATATTGAACCATTTTGCCAAGATGAGATTGTTTTGTATCGAGAGTGTGCTGAGAAAAGG GATAAAGAGCTAAGACAGAGACTTTCAGATAGTGAACATAAATTGGGGCTGTCCATGCCCATTGAAGAAGCAAAGGAAAGAGCTGCTCAACTTCAATCAGAAGTTACATCTCTAGAAAG gcacatgattcttgcaagtGGAATTCAAGGCATGGAAGGATTTCGTCAGCGCTGGAGCTTGCATGGACGTCTTGAGGATACCAA AAGAAGAATGGAAGCTTTAAACCAGGGAATAGAAAAGAGGAAACCTGACAAGATCCACGGAGAGCCAGTTAGAAAAAAATGGTTTTTTTGGTAG
- the LOC135635869 gene encoding uncharacterized protein LOC135635869 isoform X2, with protein MDVDSQPNIEETILVGDDLMLGLPSPIIPPEIASHVLEGLQINDIEPFCQDEIVLYRECAEKRDKELRQRLSDSEHKLGLSMPIEEAKERAAQLQSEVTSLERHMILASGIQGMEGFRQRWSLHGRLEDTKRRMEALNQGIEKRKPDKIHGEPVRKKWFFW; from the exons ATGGATG TTGATTCACAGCCAAACATAGAAGAAACAATTCTAGTAGGTGATGACCTTATGCTGGGGCTCCCTTCACCTATCATTCCACCGGAGATTGCATCTCATGTTCTTGAAG gcttgcaaatcaatgATATTGAACCATTTTGCCAAGATGAGATTGTTTTGTATCGAGAGTGTGCTGAGAAAAGG GATAAAGAGCTAAGACAGAGACTTTCAGATAGTGAACATAAATTGGGGCTGTCCATGCCCATTGAAGAAGCAAAGGAAAGAGCTGCTCAACTTCAATCAGAAGTTACATCTCTAGAAAG gcacatgattcttgcaagtGGAATTCAAGGCATGGAAGGATTTCGTCAGCGCTGGAGCTTGCATGGACGTCTTGAGGATACCAA AAGAAGAATGGAAGCTTTAAACCAGGGAATAGAAAAGAGGAAACCTGACAAGATCCACGGAGAGCCAGTTAGAAAAAAATGGTTTTTTTGGTAG